A stretch of Chelmon rostratus isolate fCheRos1 chromosome 18, fCheRos1.pri, whole genome shotgun sequence DNA encodes these proteins:
- the LOC121622054 gene encoding C-1-tetrahydrofolate synthase, cytoplasmic-like: protein MLSLAALSLRLGASGCQGSRRSIATVISGNKTSKSVRERLKMEVEKMKSHFSGFRPGLVVLQVGDRDDSNLYISSKLKAAAEIGIDAKHVRLPSTATQDEVLRSIMSVNENPSVHGLIVQLPLDSVDPIDAELITNAVSPEKDVDGLSCINAGKLSRGDLNDCFIPCTPNGCMELIRQTGVSVAGKHAVVIGRSKIVGAPMHDLLLWNHATVTTCHSKTPDLPEQVGRADILVVGAGRAEMVRGEWVKEGAVVIDCGINHVPDETKASGKRVVGDVHYASANQRAGFITPVPGGVGPMTVAMLMENTVQSAQRFLLKHQPRR, encoded by the exons atgTTATCCTTGGCCGCCCTCTCGCTCCGTCTTGGGGCCTCTGGTTGCCAGGGAAGCAGGCGCTCCATAGCAACCGTCATTTCTGGCAACAAGACGTCCAA gtcGGTGAGGGAGAGGCtgaagatggaggtggagaagatgaagagtCACTTCTCGGGGTTCAGACCAGGTCTGGTCGTCTTACAG GTGGGAGACAGAGACGACTCCAACCTGTACATCAGCTCCAAACTGAAGGCTGCAGCCGAG ATCGGAATCGATGCGAAACACGTGAGGCTGCCGAGCACGGCGACGCAGGACGAG GTCCTGCGCAGCATCATGTCCGTTAACGAGAACCCGTCTGTCCACGGTCTGATCGTCCAGCTGCCTCTGGACTCTGTCGACCCCATCGACGCCGAGCTCATCACCAACGCCGTCTCTCCAGAGAAAGATGTGGACGG CCTGAGCTGTATTAATGCAGGGAAGTTGTCTCGAGGTGACCTGAACGACTGTTTCATCCCCTGCACCCCCAACGGCTGCATGGAGctcatcagacagacag GCGTGTCTGTGGCGGGGAAACATGCAGTTGTGATTGGTCGCAGTAAGATCGTCGGGGCACCGATGCatgacctgctgctgtggaaCCACGCGACTGTGACCACCTGTCACTCCAAGACACCAGACTTACCTGAACAG GTGGGCCGGGCTGACATCCTGGTCGTGGGGGCGGGGAGAGCAGAGATGGTGAGAGGAGAGTGGGTGAAGGAAGGAGCTGTGGTCATCGACTGTGGGATCAACCACGTTCCAG ATGAGACGAAGGCGAGCGGTAAACGAGTCGTCGGAGATGTCCACTAcgcctcagccaatcagagagcaggatTCATCACACCTGTTCCAGGAGGGGTGGGGCCGATGACAGTGGCCATGCTCATGGAG AACACGGTGCAGAGCGCTCAGCGTTTTCTCCTGAAACATCAGCCGAGGAggtga